A single window of Halobacillus naozhouensis DNA harbors:
- the rnhC gene encoding ribonuclease HIII, whose amino-acid sequence MSQVVLTLPKEKLQEMQSYYKQSLKATPQNAAFAAKTPSCTITAYNSGKVLFQGKAPQQESDKWGKSAAQSSSKKSKPKSTHRFHPDKALFAQSHIGSDEAGTGDFFGPITVAAAYVKDHQIGQLKAIGVKDSKHLSDKQITHIAKQIVEMNIPYSLLRLDNMKYNEWQERDWTQGKMKTMLHHKALENLLTKIAPEQPAILVDQFSQPDVYAKHLKSERKQLQKNIFFMTKAESYSTSVAVASIIARSSFVKAMNQIEMDTGLPIPKGASGTVDKAAAKVITVYGEDKLREIAKIHFATLEKARKLT is encoded by the coding sequence ATGTCACAAGTTGTTCTAACCTTACCTAAAGAAAAACTTCAGGAAATGCAAAGTTATTATAAACAAAGTCTGAAGGCCACACCCCAGAATGCTGCTTTTGCAGCCAAAACACCAAGTTGTACAATCACAGCGTACAACTCTGGAAAAGTACTTTTTCAAGGAAAAGCTCCGCAGCAGGAATCAGATAAATGGGGAAAATCCGCTGCTCAATCTTCCTCTAAAAAGTCAAAACCAAAATCCACTCATCGATTTCATCCCGATAAAGCGTTGTTTGCCCAATCCCATATTGGGTCAGATGAAGCCGGAACTGGTGACTTTTTCGGTCCGATAACTGTGGCTGCGGCCTATGTAAAAGATCATCAAATTGGCCAGTTGAAAGCAATCGGGGTAAAGGATTCAAAACACCTCAGTGACAAACAAATCACACATATCGCTAAACAAATTGTGGAAATGAATATTCCTTACAGTCTGCTGCGTTTAGATAATATGAAATATAATGAATGGCAGGAGAGGGATTGGACACAAGGCAAAATGAAGACAATGCTTCACCATAAAGCTTTAGAAAATTTGCTTACAAAAATTGCGCCTGAGCAGCCGGCTATTCTGGTTGACCAATTCTCCCAGCCTGACGTTTACGCAAAACACTTGAAATCTGAACGTAAACAGCTTCAGAAGAACATATTCTTTATGACCAAAGCCGAAAGCTATTCCACGTCTGTCGCTGTCGCTTCCATTATTGCCAGGTCGAGTTTCGTGAAAGCGATGAATCAAATTGAGATGGACACCGGGCTTCCTATTCCTAAAGGAGCTTCAGGAACCGTTGACAAAGCGGCAGCAAAAGTTATTACCGTTTATGGAGAAGACAAACTGCGTGAAATTGCCAAAATACATTTTGCTACTTTAGAGAAAGCCCGAAAATTAACGTAG